One stretch of Tepidibacter hydrothermalis DNA includes these proteins:
- a CDS encoding GDYXXLXY domain-containing protein: protein MKNNKYIISMILPIIILIGMAMTPLMTYYKGNEIIINTKPYDPTDPFRGDYIYMNYDINDINLSQIPDRLIDKEDYYQDKLSNKDLYVVLKKENEIYKVDYLTDKKPKDKIYLKAKYNHTITDWEEKKDNEKENIIGIRVSYNLDKYFIEENTGSDFEKKAREGKLKAKVKVYNGYSLLIDVF from the coding sequence TTGAAAAATAATAAATATATAATATCGATGATTTTACCTATAATTATATTGATAGGCATGGCTATGACTCCTCTTATGACTTATTATAAAGGGAATGAAATAATAATTAACACAAAACCATATGATCCAACAGATCCGTTTAGAGGGGATTATATATATATGAACTACGATATAAATGATATAAACTTAAGTCAAATACCAGATAGATTAATAGATAAAGAAGATTATTATCAAGATAAACTTTCGAATAAAGATTTATATGTTGTTCTAAAAAAAGAAAATGAGATTTATAAAGTTGATTATTTAACTGATAAAAAGCCAAAAGATAAAATTTATTTAAAGGCAAAGTATAATCATACTATTACAGATTGGGAAGAAAAGAAGGACAATGAAAAAGAAAATATTATAGGGATTAGAGTTTCATATAACTTAGATAAATATTTTATTGAAGAAAATACAGGATCTGATTTTGAAAAGAAAGCTAGAGAAGGAAAGTTAAAGGCTAAAGTTAAGGTTTATAACGGTTATAGTTTATTAATAGATGTATTTTAA
- the ispD gene encoding 2-C-methyl-D-erythritol 4-phosphate cytidylyltransferase, with the protein MNSAVIVAAGMGKRMKSNINKQYIKLRDKEVVAHTIEVFDKNNNIDEIIVVVREDEEEFFVEHVLNKYNFDKRIKIAYGGNERQDSVYNGLKKVNKDCSIVLIHDGARPFVSDLIINNSIEEAIENKAVVVGVPVKDTIKVLDDNNIITNTPNRKYVWAVQTPQSFDYTILMNSYENAFKTNFYGTDDAMLVENMGYNVKMIMGSYENIKMTTREDLNFAEQILKSRE; encoded by the coding sequence ATGAATAGTGCAGTTATAGTTGCTGCTGGAATGGGCAAGAGAATGAAATCTAATATAAACAAGCAGTATATAAAGTTAAGAGATAAAGAAGTAGTTGCTCACACTATTGAAGTTTTTGATAAAAATAATAATATAGATGAAATAATTGTTGTTGTACGAGAAGATGAGGAAGAGTTTTTCGTGGAACATGTACTTAATAAGTATAATTTCGACAAAAGAATAAAAATAGCATATGGAGGAAATGAAAGACAAGATTCGGTTTATAATGGTCTTAAAAAGGTAAACAAGGATTGTAGTATAGTGTTAATACATGATGGTGCAAGACCTTTTGTAAGTGATCTTATTATAAATAATTCTATTGAAGAAGCAATAGAGAATAAAGCTGTTGTAGTTGGAGTTCCTGTTAAGGACACTATTAAGGTATTGGATGATAACAACATAATTACTAATACACCTAATAGAAAGTATGTATGGGCAGTTCAAACTCCTCAAAGCTTTGATTATACCATTTTAATGAATTCATATGAAAATGCATTTAAAACAAACTTTTATGGGACAGATGATGCTATGTTAGTTGAAAATATGGGTTATAATGTTAAGATGATAATGGGATCGTATGAAAATATAAAGATGACTACAAGAGAAGATTTGAATTTTGCTGAGCAAATACTTAAAAGTAGAGAGTAG
- the ispF gene encoding 2-C-methyl-D-erythritol 2,4-cyclodiphosphate synthase, with the protein MRVGIGYDVHKLVENRDLIIGGVKIEHDKGLLGHSDADVLTHAIMDSILGAMALKDIGKHFPDNDPKYKGADSIKLLEYVGNLVNNKGYKVNNIDSTIIAQAPKMAPHIENMREKISNALNIHIDSVNVKATTEEGLGFTGTKEGISSQAICSLILVDKK; encoded by the coding sequence ATAAGAGTTGGAATAGGATATGATGTGCATAAGTTAGTGGAAAATAGAGATCTTATTATAGGTGGTGTTAAAATTGAGCATGATAAGGGGCTTTTAGGTCATTCTGATGCCGATGTACTTACACATGCTATAATGGATAGTATACTTGGAGCCATGGCTCTTAAAGATATAGGAAAGCACTTTCCAGATAATGATCCAAAATATAAAGGGGCAGATAGTATAAAATTATTAGAATATGTAGGAAATCTTGTGAATAATAAAGGTTATAAGGTCAATAATATAGACAGTACAATAATAGCTCAAGCTCCAAAGATGGCTCCTCACATAGAGAATATGAGAGAAAAAATATCAAATGCATTAAACATACATATAGATTCGGTTAATGTAAAAGCTACAACTGAAGAAGGGCTTGGATTTACAGGAACAAAGGAAGGTATATCTTCCCAAGCTATATGTTCTTTAATATTAGTTGACAAAAAATAA